The Chelonia mydas isolate rCheMyd1 chromosome 3, rCheMyd1.pri.v2, whole genome shotgun sequence genome includes a region encoding these proteins:
- the LOC119565728 gene encoding uncharacterized protein LOC119565728: MTERRHDRDTLQCRVKVKELQNAYHKAREASRRSSSTPTSCRFYKELDAILSGDPTSTAKTTLDISVEEILDEEGDPEAEDDSEVRNACSQLFSTSEEASQSQLSDLGDAHTGEEAPEMTLGAQPPSSLSPAERLRRIRKQPWRTKKDFLHDVMMHFTTEKKELKEWRDSEKRDRKENTAHQNEATERLLNVMEHQADTLQVLLALQTEQLCAHPPLQPLSQNSFSSVPQTPSTHSYQPPGSSLYPWHSTPPPSQSSTADSHYPLHSTPIPLQFGPAEVQYPLHCTPEEKVGYDP, encoded by the exons atgacggAAAGgcgccatgaccgggacacactgcagtgcagggtcaaagtgaaggagctgcagaacgcctaccacaaggcgcgggaggcaagCCGCCGCTCCAGTTCCACTCCCacaagctgccggttctacaaagagctggacgcgatactcagtggtgaccccacctccactgcgaagaccACTCTGGATATTTCGgtggaggaaatcttggacgaggagggggacccagaggcagaggatgactcggaagTGAGAAATGCATGCAGCCAGCTCTTTTCTACctcggaggaggctagccagtcacagctgtcggatctTGGTGACGCGCatacaggagaggaggcccctg AAATGACCTTGggtgcccagcctccctcttcgtTATCGCCAgctgaacggctgcgcagaattagaaagcagccatggAGAACTAAGAAGGACTTTCTGCATGACGTTATGATGCACTTCACGACCGAAAAAAAGGAATTGAAGGaatggcgggacagcgagaagagggaccgaaaggagaacacaGCGCACCAGAATGAAGCTACAGAgcggctcttaaatgttatggaacaccaagcagacacgctccaggtgcttctagcactgcaaaccgagcagctctgcgcccaccctcccctgcagccgctgtcgcaaaactctttctcAAGTGTCCCCCAGACACCGTcgacacactcttatcaacctcctggctccagtctgtacccgtggcattccactcctcccccgtcacagtccagcactgcagactcccactacccactgcactcaacacccatccctctgcagtttggccctgctgaagtacagtacccgctgcattgtactccagaggagaaggttggatatgatccctag